From one Melioribacteraceae bacterium genomic stretch:
- a CDS encoding DUF86 domain-containing protein — MSKKDWKILVNDILFAINKIENYTNELSYEDFIVNDLVKDAVVRNIEIIGEASNRIPDDVKAQIDKIPWKKLRGIRNRIVHDYFGVDQDIIWQIISKELSDLKVNLNQLLNSN; from the coding sequence ATGTCTAAAAAAGATTGGAAAATATTAGTAAATGATATTCTTTTCGCTATTAACAAAATTGAAAATTATACCAATGAATTGTCCTATGAAGATTTTATTGTAAACGATTTAGTTAAAGATGCTGTTGTTCGTAATATTGAAATAATTGGTGAAGCTTCTAATAGAATTCCAGATGATGTTAAAGCACAAATTGATAAGATACCTTGGAAAAAACTTAGAGGTATTAGAAATAGAATTGTGCACGATTATTTTGGAGTTGATCAAGACATAATTTGGCAAATTATTTCGAAAGAACTGAGCGATTTAAAAGTAAACTTAAATCAACTATTAAATTCCAACTAA